In Streptomyces sp. RFCAC02, the following proteins share a genomic window:
- a CDS encoding ATP-binding cassette domain-containing protein codes for MPGAIHAEALVKTFGDVRALDGVDLDVPEGTVFGLLGPNGAGKTTAVRVLTTLLRPDSGRAVVAGVDVLRQPNRVRRSIGLSGQFAAVDEYLTGRENLEMVGRLYQLSRRDARRRAEELLERFALADAGGRITKTYSGGMRRRLDLAAALVVSPPVMFMDEPTTGLDPRNRQALWDVIQELVRGGTTLLLTTQYLEEADHLADGIAVVDHGRVIARGTSDELKSRTGGDVVELIVHDRADLTAADEILRRVGDGETTLVEHTRKLAVPAAGGAKLLAEIIRELDGRGIEIDDIGLRRPTLDDVFISLTGHSAGDMALADDPAERPAGGSGGQSGPARKENEQ; via the coding sequence ATGCCAGGGGCCATCCACGCCGAGGCGCTGGTGAAGACGTTCGGCGACGTCCGCGCGCTCGACGGCGTCGACCTCGACGTCCCCGAGGGCACCGTCTTCGGCCTCCTCGGACCCAACGGCGCGGGCAAGACGACCGCCGTGCGCGTCCTGACGACCCTGCTGCGCCCGGACAGCGGCCGGGCCGTCGTCGCGGGCGTCGACGTCCTCCGCCAGCCGAACCGCGTCCGCCGTTCCATCGGCCTGTCCGGCCAGTTCGCCGCCGTCGACGAGTACCTCACCGGCCGGGAGAACCTGGAGATGGTCGGCCGCCTCTACCAGCTCTCCCGCCGCGACGCCCGGCGCCGCGCCGAGGAGCTGCTGGAGCGCTTCGCCCTCGCGGACGCGGGCGGCCGCATCACGAAGACCTACTCCGGCGGCATGCGCCGCCGCCTCGACCTGGCCGCCGCGCTCGTCGTCAGCCCGCCCGTGATGTTCATGGACGAGCCGACGACCGGCCTCGACCCGCGCAACCGCCAGGCCCTGTGGGACGTCATCCAGGAGCTGGTGCGGGGCGGCACCACCCTCCTGCTCACCACCCAGTACCTGGAGGAGGCCGACCACCTCGCGGACGGCATCGCCGTCGTGGACCACGGCCGGGTCATCGCCCGCGGCACGTCCGACGAGCTGAAGAGCCGCACCGGCGGGGACGTCGTGGAGCTCATCGTCCACGACCGGGCCGACCTGACCGCCGCCGACGAGATCCTGCGCCGCGTCGGCGACGGGGAGACCACCCTCGTCGAGCACACCCGCAAGCTCGCCGTCCCGGCCGCCGGCGGCGCGAAGCTGCTCGCCGAGATCATCCGCGAACTCGACGGGCGCGGCATCGAGATCGACGACATCGGACTCCGCCGTCCCACGCTGGACGACGTGTTCATCTCGCTGACCGGCCACTCGGCCGGCGACATGGCCCTCGCCGACGACCCGGCGGAGAGACCGGCCGGCGGCTCCGGCGGGCAGTCGGGACCGGCCAGGAAGGAGAACGAGCAGTGA
- the ilvA gene encoding threonine ammonia-lyase, translating into MSEKDRFRPGPDDVQAARKTLAGVTRVTALEGSRYLSDLVGAPVHLKCENLQRTGSFKLRGAYTRIAGLGPDERARGVVAASAGNHAQGVALAASLLGVSATVFMPVGAPLPKIAATREYGARVRFAGQVVDESLDAAREHAGRTGAVLIHPFDHPDVVAGQGTVGLEILEQCPEVRTIVVGMGGGGLAAGVAVAVKAVRPDVRVVGVQAAGSASYPPSLAAGRPLTLDRVATMADGIKVARPGDVPFRVVAELVDEIRTVDEGQLSSALLLCLERAKLVVEPAGASPVAALLAAPGAFGGGPVVAILSGGNVDPLVLQRTLRHGMAAAGRYLSLRLVVPDRPGALAALLAELSAADANVLAVNHLRTDPRLALGEVEVEVHVETRGPEHCAALSDALTAAGYRILG; encoded by the coding sequence ATGTCCGAGAAGGATCGGTTCCGGCCCGGGCCGGACGACGTGCAGGCGGCCAGGAAGACCCTCGCCGGTGTGACCAGGGTGACCGCGCTGGAGGGCAGCCGCTACCTGTCGGACCTGGTCGGCGCGCCCGTGCACCTGAAGTGCGAGAACCTCCAGCGCACCGGATCGTTCAAGCTGCGCGGCGCGTACACCCGTATCGCGGGGCTCGGTCCCGACGAGCGCGCCCGGGGCGTCGTCGCCGCGAGCGCGGGGAACCACGCGCAGGGCGTGGCGCTGGCCGCCTCGCTCCTCGGTGTCTCGGCCACGGTCTTCATGCCCGTGGGCGCGCCGCTGCCGAAGATCGCCGCGACGCGGGAGTACGGGGCGCGGGTGCGGTTCGCCGGGCAGGTGGTCGACGAGTCGCTGGACGCGGCGCGGGAGCACGCCGGGCGGACGGGGGCGGTGCTCATCCACCCGTTCGACCACCCGGACGTGGTGGCCGGCCAGGGGACGGTGGGCCTGGAGATCCTGGAGCAGTGCCCGGAGGTGCGGACGATCGTCGTCGGCATGGGCGGCGGCGGGCTGGCGGCCGGCGTGGCGGTCGCGGTGAAGGCGGTGCGGCCGGACGTGCGGGTGGTGGGCGTGCAGGCGGCGGGGTCGGCGTCGTATCCGCCGTCCCTCGCCGCGGGGCGGCCGCTGACGCTCGACCGGGTGGCGACGATGGCGGACGGCATCAAGGTCGCGCGGCCGGGGGATGTGCCGTTCCGTGTCGTCGCCGAGCTGGTGGACGAGATCCGCACGGTGGACGAGGGGCAGCTCTCGAGCGCGCTGCTGCTGTGCCTGGAGCGGGCGAAGCTCGTGGTCGAGCCGGCGGGCGCGAGCCCGGTCGCGGCGCTGCTCGCGGCGCCCGGGGCGTTCGGCGGCGGGCCGGTGGTGGCCATCCTGTCGGGCGGGAACGTCGATCCGCTCGTCCTCCAGCGGACGCTGCGGCACGGCATGGCGGCGGCCGGGCGGTACCTGTCGCTGCGGCTGGTGGTGCCGGACCGGCCGGGGGCGCTCGCGGCGCTGCTCGCCGAGCTGTCGGCGGCCGACGCGAACGTCCTCGCGGTCAACCACCTGCGCACCGACCCCCGTCTGGCGCTCGGGGAGGTCGAGGTCGAGGTGCACGTCGAGACGCGCGGCCCGGAGCACTGCGCGGCCCTGTCGGATGCCCTGACGGCGGCGGGGTACCGGATCCTCGGCTGA
- a CDS encoding MarR family transcriptional regulator, with the protein MTPDDTPSAPSPELLDALQHQVALFARRAEQTRLAGSATAPAGGAIDRAAYLLLSRLDRHGPTGVKALAAGMGIDSSTVTRQVAPLVEAGLVLRDPDPDDGRAVVLRLAPLGRAGLDEVRRSRRQLMALLTDDWTDGQRADFAALLTRFNEAIAAWQSAPPTGRAPAATEGDRPPA; encoded by the coding sequence ATGACGCCTGACGACACCCCATCAGCGCCCTCGCCCGAGCTGCTCGATGCCCTCCAGCACCAGGTCGCGCTCTTCGCCCGCCGCGCCGAGCAGACGCGCCTCGCCGGGTCGGCCACGGCCCCGGCCGGCGGCGCCATCGACCGGGCCGCCTACCTGCTGCTCAGCCGCCTCGACCGGCACGGCCCCACCGGGGTGAAGGCCCTGGCCGCCGGCATGGGCATCGACTCGTCGACGGTGACGCGGCAGGTCGCCCCGCTCGTGGAGGCCGGCCTCGTGCTGCGCGACCCCGACCCCGACGACGGGCGGGCCGTCGTCCTGCGCCTCGCCCCCCTCGGCCGGGCCGGTCTCGACGAGGTCCGCAGGTCGCGGCGGCAGCTCATGGCGCTGCTGACGGACGACTGGACGGACGGGCAGCGCGCTGACTTCGCGGCGCTCCTGACACGGTTCAACGAGGCGATCGCCGCGTGGCAGTCCGCCCCGCCGACCGGGCGGGCGCCGGCCGCGACCGAAGGCGACCGGCCCCCCGCCTGA
- a CDS encoding cystathionine gamma-synthase — MNEQHSEGHPDGRFETLAIHAGQEPDPVTGAVVPPIHQVSTFKQDGVGGLRGGYEYSRSANPTRTALEENLAALEGGRRGLAFASGLAAEDCLLRTLLRPGDHIVLPGDAYGGTFRLVTKVVERWGVAWSVADTADPGAVRAALRPETRLVWVETPSNPLLGITDIAAVAGITRAAGVRLVVDNTFASPYLQQPLELGADVVVHSTTKYLGGHSDVVGGALVTSDAGLGEELAFHQNAMGAVAGPFDAWLVLRGIKTLAVRMDRHSANAARVVDTLTAHPRVTRVLWPGLPEHPGHETAAKQMRGFGGMVSFRVAGGEEAAVAVCDRARLFTLGESLGGVESLIEHPGRMTHASAAGSALEVPADLVRLSVGIEAADDLLADLAQALA; from the coding sequence ATGAACGAGCAGCACAGCGAAGGGCACCCCGACGGGCGGTTCGAGACGCTCGCCATCCACGCCGGCCAGGAGCCGGACCCGGTGACCGGCGCCGTCGTCCCGCCCATCCACCAGGTCTCCACCTTCAAGCAGGACGGCGTCGGCGGCCTGCGCGGCGGCTACGAGTACAGCCGCTCGGCGAACCCGACGCGCACCGCCCTGGAGGAGAACCTCGCCGCCCTGGAGGGCGGCCGCCGCGGCCTCGCGTTCGCCTCCGGGCTCGCGGCCGAGGACTGCCTGCTGCGCACGCTGCTGCGGCCCGGCGACCACATCGTGCTGCCCGGCGACGCGTACGGCGGCACGTTCCGCCTGGTCACGAAGGTCGTGGAGCGGTGGGGCGTCGCCTGGTCCGTCGCCGACACGGCCGACCCCGGGGCCGTACGGGCGGCGCTGCGGCCCGAGACGCGGCTGGTGTGGGTCGAGACCCCGTCGAACCCGCTCCTCGGCATCACCGACATCGCGGCCGTCGCCGGTATCACGCGCGCCGCCGGCGTGCGCCTGGTCGTGGACAACACCTTCGCGAGCCCCTACCTCCAGCAGCCGCTGGAACTCGGCGCCGACGTCGTCGTCCACTCCACCACCAAGTACCTGGGCGGGCACTCCGACGTGGTGGGCGGCGCGCTCGTCACCTCGGACGCGGGCCTCGGGGAGGAGCTGGCGTTCCACCAGAACGCGATGGGCGCCGTCGCCGGGCCGTTCGACGCGTGGCTGGTGCTGCGCGGGATCAAGACGCTCGCCGTCCGCATGGACCGGCACAGCGCGAACGCCGCCCGCGTCGTGGACACCCTGACCGCCCACCCGCGCGTCACCCGGGTGCTGTGGCCGGGGCTGCCCGAGCACCCGGGGCACGAGACGGCGGCCAAGCAGATGCGCGGTTTCGGCGGCATGGTGTCGTTCCGCGTGGCGGGCGGCGAGGAGGCGGCCGTCGCGGTCTGCGACCGGGCGCGGCTGTTCACGCTGGGCGAGTCGCTCGGCGGCGTGGAGTCGCTGATCGAGCACCCCGGGCGCATGACGCACGCCTCGGCGGCCGGCTCGGCGCTCGAGGTGCCGGCGGACCTGGTGCGGCTCTCGGTGGGCATCGAGGCGGCCGACGACCTGCTGGCCGACCTGGCGCAGGCGCTGGCCTGA
- the msrA gene encoding peptide-methionine (S)-S-oxide reductase MsrA, which yields MLYAQAHRNRLPTPEEALPGRGASPFELPGTHTVLGTPLLGPHPAGSAVADFALGCFWGAERRFYRTPGVWTTLVGYQGGITPHPTYEEVCGGLTGHAETVRVVFDPAAVSYEDLLKVFWEAHDPTQGNRQGNDVGTQYRSAIVTHSDDHAERARASLAAYQRVLAASGYGPITTEIRPAADHPFYPAEGYHQQYLDKNPAGYCGLGGTGLTCPVGVARYAG from the coding sequence ATGCTGTACGCCCAGGCACACAGGAACCGCCTCCCCACCCCGGAGGAGGCCCTGCCGGGCCGCGGGGCATCGCCCTTCGAGCTGCCCGGGACCCACACGGTCCTCGGCACCCCCCTCCTCGGCCCCCACCCGGCCGGCTCCGCCGTGGCGGACTTCGCCCTCGGCTGCTTCTGGGGCGCCGAGCGGCGCTTCTACCGGACGCCGGGCGTGTGGACGACGCTGGTGGGCTACCAGGGCGGCATCACGCCGCACCCGACGTACGAGGAGGTCTGCGGCGGCCTGACCGGCCACGCCGAGACGGTCCGCGTCGTCTTCGACCCGGCCGCCGTGTCGTACGAGGACCTGCTGAAGGTGTTCTGGGAGGCGCACGACCCGACGCAGGGCAACCGGCAGGGCAACGACGTCGGCACGCAGTACCGGTCCGCGATCGTCACGCACTCCGACGACCACGCGGAACGGGCACGGGCTTCCCTGGCGGCGTACCAGCGCGTTCTGGCGGCCTCCGGCTACGGCCCCATCACGACGGAGATCCGGCCGGCCGCCGACCACCCGTTCTACCCGGCTGAGGGCTACCACCAGCAGTACCTGGACAAGAACCCGGCTGGCTACTGCGGCCTGGGCGGCACGGGCCTCACCTGCCCGGTGGGAGTCGCGCGGTACGCGGGCTGA
- a CDS encoding helix-turn-helix domain-containing protein, producing the protein MSTGYHTSWMIPDEHRADPAYIEAGAAIALGQAVYDRRTALGIDRAVLAGRTGLTVADIDRLEGGGTTPALPLLRRLAAALDATLDVAIDPEDTEVSFIPRAA; encoded by the coding sequence ATGAGCACGGGTTATCACACGTCATGGATGATCCCCGACGAGCATCGGGCCGATCCCGCCTACATCGAGGCCGGTGCTGCCATCGCCCTGGGACAGGCCGTCTACGACCGCCGTACTGCCCTGGGAATCGACCGGGCGGTGCTCGCCGGGCGGACGGGCCTCACAGTGGCGGACATCGACCGTCTCGAAGGCGGTGGTACGACACCAGCGCTACCGCTCCTGCGTCGGCTGGCTGCGGCCCTCGACGCGACGCTGGACGTAGCGATCGATCCGGAGGACACCGAGGTCTCGTTCATTCCCCGCGCCGCCTGA
- a CDS encoding ATP-dependent Clp protease proteolytic subunit, giving the protein MAPPFMTPVAEEGDTAATRFDDHLAEQLLTQRIVLLGTQVDDVSANRVCAQLLLLSAEDPRTDIALYINSPGGSITAGLAILDTMRLIPNDVATLAMGFAGSMGQILLTSGTRGKRYALPNARVMMHQPSAGIGGTTADIEIQAENLEFTKRTVERILADHTGQTEETIRRDSDRDRWFTAREALEYGMVDRVVETMADVRPGGGQRRAGF; this is encoded by the coding sequence ATGGCACCACCGTTCATGACGCCCGTGGCGGAGGAGGGGGACACCGCCGCCACACGGTTCGACGACCACCTCGCCGAGCAGCTCCTCACCCAGCGGATCGTCCTCCTCGGCACCCAGGTGGACGACGTGTCCGCGAACCGGGTGTGCGCGCAGCTCCTCCTGCTGTCCGCCGAGGACCCGAGGACCGACATCGCGCTGTACATCAACAGCCCCGGCGGCTCGATCACGGCCGGGCTCGCGATCCTCGACACCATGCGGCTGATCCCGAACGACGTCGCCACGCTGGCGATGGGCTTCGCGGGCAGCATGGGGCAGATCCTCCTCACCTCCGGGACCCGGGGGAAGCGGTACGCCCTGCCGAACGCCCGCGTGATGATGCACCAGCCGTCGGCGGGCATCGGGGGCACCACCGCCGACATCGAGATCCAGGCGGAGAACCTGGAGTTCACCAAGCGGACCGTCGAGCGCATCCTCGCCGACCACACCGGCCAGACCGAGGAGACGATCCGGCGCGACAGCGACCGTGACCGCTGGTTCACGGCGCGGGAGGCGCTGGAGTACGGGATGGTCGACCGGGTGGTGGAGACGATGGCGGACGTCCGGCCGGGCGGCGGACAGCGGAGGGCGGGTTTCTGA
- a CDS encoding ATP-dependent Clp protease proteolytic subunit, protein MGQYTIPTVVERTPAGERAFDIYSRLLNERVIFLGTEIDDGVANVVIAQLIHLESANPEREIAIYLNSPGGSYTALMAIYDTMAYISSPISTICVGQAASTAAVLLAGGDKGRRVVLEHARVLLGQPASGGQRGTVSDLALQAAEMKRIRAQVEEVLARHTGHDTGKLRADMDRDRVFTAREAVEYGLADHVLSRRVPPGAA, encoded by the coding sequence ATGGGCCAGTACACGATCCCGACCGTGGTGGAGCGCACCCCGGCGGGCGAGCGGGCGTTCGACATCTACAGCCGGCTGCTGAACGAGCGGGTCATCTTCCTCGGCACGGAGATCGACGACGGCGTCGCGAACGTCGTGATCGCGCAGCTCATCCACCTGGAGTCGGCCAACCCGGAGCGCGAGATCGCGATCTACCTGAACTCCCCCGGCGGCTCGTACACGGCGCTGATGGCGATCTACGACACGATGGCGTACATCAGCTCGCCGATCTCGACGATCTGTGTCGGGCAGGCGGCGTCCACGGCGGCCGTGCTGCTCGCCGGCGGGGACAAGGGGCGGCGCGTCGTCCTGGAGCACGCGCGGGTGCTGCTCGGGCAGCCGGCGTCCGGCGGGCAGCGCGGCACCGTGTCGGACCTGGCGCTGCAGGCCGCCGAGATGAAGCGGATCCGCGCCCAGGTGGAGGAGGTCCTGGCGCGGCACACGGGGCACGACACCGGGAAGCTGCGGGCCGACATGGACCGGGACCGGGTGTTCACGGCGCGGGAGGCCGTCGAGTACGGGCTGGCCGACCACGTGCTGAGCCGCCGGGTGCCGCCGGGCGCGGCGTGA
- a CDS encoding helix-turn-helix transcriptional regulator: protein MSTPAHRPVRTLPLPPAAEPAKEPLWRDVVGGVLRRERLAQDRTLKDVAEAARISMPYLSEIERGLKEASSEVLAAAARALGLGLAELLALVHRDLIRLTAVRRDDRRAATAAAPVTPVTSITALAARRPGPRASAAGPGEVRLAA, encoded by the coding sequence GTGAGCACTCCAGCACACCGCCCCGTCCGCACACTCCCCCTCCCCCCGGCCGCCGAGCCCGCGAAGGAGCCGCTGTGGCGGGACGTCGTGGGCGGCGTCCTGCGCCGTGAACGGCTCGCCCAGGACCGCACCCTCAAGGACGTCGCCGAGGCGGCCCGCATCTCGATGCCGTACCTCTCCGAGATCGAGCGGGGCCTCAAGGAGGCGTCGTCCGAGGTCCTCGCGGCGGCCGCCCGCGCGCTCGGCCTCGGCCTCGCGGAGCTGCTCGCCCTGGTCCACCGCGACCTGATCCGTCTCACCGCCGTCCGGCGGGACGACCGGCGCGCCGCCACGGCCGCCGCACCGGTCACGCCCGTCACGTCGATCACGGCCCTCGCCGCCCGGCGACCCGGCCCGCGGGCGTCGGCGGCCGGCCCCGGCGAGGTCAGGCTCGCCGCCTGA
- a CDS encoding alkaline phosphatase D family protein, producing the protein MEHTRRRFLGTAAAALALTGAGPGLGTARVWAAPRFATDPFALGVASGDPLPDGVVLWTRLAPDPLALDGRGGMPDGRVAVSWQVADDEAFSRVVREGTAEAVPELAHSVHAEVSGLAPGRDYFYRFRVDGSGDISPTGRTRTAPAPDAAPDALAFAFASCQCWYEGFYTAYRHMAAEDLDFVVHLGDYLYEYGVGTNGGVRGMELDASFQHETYSLTDYRNRHALYRLDADLQAAHRAFPWILTWDDHEVENNWADGVAQVDSDGFPDDDPDAFAARKAAAFQAYYEHLPLRAPQKPDGSSARLFRRLGFGGLLDLHVLDSRSYRDDQVCGDGTKPGCDTERSDPARTMLGTEQEAWLLDGAGRSAATWNVLANQTLVAQVDHDPDPEVFSAGLDMWDGYAAARDRLLNGLYERGVRNPVVLTGDIHRSVVADLKLDFGDEDSPVVATEFAGTSISSGGDGTAMDTFGFDWMTPGVNPHLKWHNAQRGYTVCTATAAEFRAEYRVLSQVAEPGGDVSTAARFTVTEGRPGAQQA; encoded by the coding sequence ATGGAACACACCAGACGCCGCTTCCTCGGCACGGCCGCCGCCGCCCTCGCCCTCACCGGCGCGGGACCCGGCCTCGGCACCGCGCGGGTGTGGGCGGCCCCGCGCTTCGCGACCGACCCGTTCGCGCTGGGCGTCGCGTCCGGCGACCCGCTGCCCGACGGGGTCGTCCTGTGGACGCGCCTCGCGCCCGACCCCCTGGCCCTGGACGGTCGCGGCGGCATGCCGGACGGCCGGGTCGCCGTGTCGTGGCAGGTCGCCGACGACGAGGCGTTCTCCCGCGTCGTGCGCGAGGGCACCGCCGAGGCCGTCCCCGAACTCGCGCACTCCGTGCACGCCGAGGTCTCGGGCCTCGCGCCGGGCCGCGACTACTTCTACCGGTTCCGCGTGGACGGCAGCGGCGACATCAGCCCCACCGGCCGGACGAGGACCGCGCCCGCGCCCGACGCCGCGCCGGACGCGCTGGCGTTCGCGTTCGCCTCCTGCCAGTGCTGGTACGAGGGCTTCTACACGGCGTACCGCCACATGGCCGCCGAGGACCTCGACTTCGTCGTCCACCTCGGCGACTACCTCTACGAGTACGGCGTCGGGACGAACGGCGGCGTGCGCGGCATGGAGCTCGACGCCTCGTTCCAGCACGAGACGTACTCGCTCACCGACTACCGCAACCGGCACGCCCTCTACCGCCTCGACGCCGACCTCCAGGCCGCGCACCGCGCGTTCCCGTGGATCCTCACCTGGGACGACCACGAGGTGGAGAACAACTGGGCGGACGGCGTGGCCCAGGTCGACAGCGACGGGTTCCCCGACGACGACCCGGACGCCTTCGCCGCGCGGAAGGCGGCGGCGTTCCAGGCGTACTACGAGCACCTGCCGCTGCGGGCGCCGCAGAAACCGGACGGCTCATCGGCGCGGCTGTTCCGGCGGCTCGGCTTCGGCGGCCTGCTCGACCTGCACGTCCTCGACAGCCGCTCCTACCGCGACGACCAGGTGTGCGGCGACGGCACCAAGCCCGGCTGCGACACGGAGCGCTCCGACCCCGCGCGCACCATGCTCGGCACCGAGCAGGAGGCGTGGCTGCTCGACGGCGCGGGACGGTCGGCCGCCACCTGGAACGTCCTCGCGAACCAGACGCTCGTCGCGCAGGTCGACCACGACCCGGACCCGGAGGTCTTCTCCGCCGGCCTCGACATGTGGGACGGCTACGCCGCCGCCCGCGACCGGCTGCTCAACGGGCTGTACGAGCGCGGCGTGCGCAACCCGGTCGTCCTCACCGGCGACATCCACCGCAGCGTGGTCGCCGACCTCAAGCTGGACTTCGGCGACGAGGACTCGCCGGTGGTGGCCACCGAGTTCGCCGGCACCTCGATCAGCTCGGGCGGCGACGGCACGGCGATGGACACGTTCGGCTTCGACTGGATGACGCCCGGCGTGAACCCGCACCTCAAGTGGCACAACGCGCAGCGCGGTTACACCGTCTGCACGGCGACGGCGGCCGAGTTCCGGGCGGAGTACCGGGTGCTGTCGCAGGTCGCCGAGCCCGGCGGCGACGTCTCGACGGCGGCGCGGTTCACCGTGACGGAGGGCCGCCCCGGCGCCCAGCAGGCATGA